From the genome of Cuculus canorus isolate bCucCan1 chromosome 4, bCucCan1.pri, whole genome shotgun sequence:
TGCTTACACGTTTgtgacattttctgaaaactctCAAGATTAGTGTCTCTTCCACGACAAGTTATTTCATGTCACCGTGTGAGGGTATCTGCACTCACAGCCTAACGCAAGCAGGTGCTATGTACTCATTTCCCTAGAATTGCCCTCAAAAAGAGAGGATTGTAAGAAAGAGGCTTTGTTTTGAGAAGAACCCCTCTAAAacctgagggaggaggtgatgcCAGCTGCTTCATTACCTGCCTTCTGCTCTGTTTATAtctctttttattcttgttttctaGCTCAGTGACTGGAGAAGTCAGACCACACACACCAGCCACGCTTGTTCAGGAGTGCCGGTGTGCCGACCCTGAAGCTGTGCCTGCGGTGAAAGCGTTGTGACACCCCGCCTGAGCGGAGCCTGCACGCTgcttgctgtgcagctgcagacagGGGGGCTCGCCTGGTATGGGGTATGCACACCGCAGCACAGCTTGCCTTTCATCTTCTCACTCCACACTCAAAACAGCAAGAAGCACTAGCtggtgaagaaaaggagaatgaaacAACACCCACAAGCTGGTGTCCATCTCAACCCCCACTGTGTAGCCTTATCTGCTCTCCAGTGCTCATCTCATAGCTATGTCATTTTTCGTTATAATTTTACTGCTCTGTGCTATCCCTGGCGACTAACGGGGTTAAgattattctatgattatcagTCAGGTTTACTAACAAGCATAAAGGAAGTGAGAACAGACACACAACCACAGTTTTGGCCATAATTTCTTGTTCATTGATGGATGTGCTGCTGAGCCAAATAAGTctttgggttggggttttttgtgtagAGTGTTCtgatgctgtttgttttttgttagGCAAACACAGGCAAGCAGGCATCTCTTTAAGCATTACTGCAACATTTGCCAGCAAAGAGTAAGGATAATGCAGGAGGAGCCCCCTGCTACAAGGTGTGTTTATGCTTCAGATTGTTCTCATGTGGCATTTGATAAATATAAGAGACTTCAATGGAGTTCAGCAAATGGAAGCCTAAGCCAGTGTTGTCCAAACTGTCAATAAATAGGCACCTATAACCGCCTGTAGGCACCTCAAAAAGAGGTTTAGTTTTGAGAACAGTTGACTACCTGCTGTTCAGTAGCACAAACATCAAAGACAGTCCAATGAACTGTCTGAAAAGAGATTTTGGTGCCTTGTGGTAGGCCTTCAGGTTTGAAACCTCCAATCTTTAGCGAATTTAAGGGTGGCTGTGCCAATGCTACAGTCATTAAACTATCTGATGGCAGTTCCTGTAATCTCATATATTTCTGTCTGTGTCCAGATACCTGTGACTCTCGTCCACTGCTGAAATTGCTGAGAACAACTGAAGGAACAAGGGCATTTTGATTGCCCCATGCAGTCAGGTAAGGAGGTTTCAcggagggatctggacaggctggatcgatgggccgAGGCCATCGTGATGAGGTTTAATGAGGCCAAGTACTgaatcctgcacttgggacaaaacaaccccgtgcagctctacaggcttggggacgagcagctggaaagctgtctggcagagaaggacctggaggtgttggttgacagcagctgaacatgagccagcagtggcccaggtaggctagaaggccaacggcatcttggcttgtatcagaaatagtgtggccagcaggaggagggaagtcATCCTTTCCCTGTGCTCAgaactggtgaggctgcatctcaaatattgtgttcattttcaagcccctcactacaagaaggacattgaggcgCTGGatcatgtccagagaagggcaatggagctggtgaagaggttggagaacaagtcttacagggagcagctgagggaactggggttgtttagcctggaaaagaatAGGCTAAGGGGAGACATATTGCTCTTTACAGCTActtaaaaggaggttgtatAGACGTGGATGTTGGTCTCTACTCCCAAGcagcaagtgataggatgaggggaaatggccttaagttgtgccaggggaggtttagtttaggaaaaatttcttcactgaaagggttctcagacactggcaaaggctgtccagggaagtggttgagtcaccatcccaggaggtgtttaaaggacaagTAGGCAAGGTTCTTGGAGGTTTGATTTAATAGTAGACAGGTAAAGTTGGACTCAttggtctcaaaggtcttttccaaccaaacagttctatgattccatgactctatcCTGTAGAGACCTAATTCTTTATTATTGTAGCCTGAGTAAGTTTTGCCAAACTCAACAGTCCTGCCAATGACAGATCACTCAAAAGTGGAAATGGTTTCTATGGTCTTTTATGTTTCAAGAAAATGAGTGAACATATGAGAATTCCTTGCATTTCCCTCTGTGGGATATAACTTCAGTCATTTTACCACTCGTAAGAGTACACTAACTCCCTAGTGGGTTATTCATGACCTCTTCTCAGCCAGTCTGATACATATATAATCACTTCCTGAGGCTGCTGTGAGGAGTAAATCAAGTGTCTCACTTCACGCTGATTGCTGGAACATCGTGGAATTTCTCTGAGATTctacaaagtggaaaaaaaaatcaacacaagCTAGAATCTGCCCAGATGAGCTACCCAGCTTCCAGCTCTCAAACCAGCTCTCCTCATTGTGCCTCTGAGCCCTGATGCTCTTCTTGACTCTGCCTCctaaaagtaatttcttccaTCCACACCATACGTAATAAATCGTGATCAGCCAGGATACAGCACACCATGCTGCATCACTGTCTGATTGAAGCAGTCTGTTCCTGGAGCtttctcactcttctctttTTACTGCTCTGCTACACTGGGTCACATCTACAGTAAATGTAGAGATTATAAATAGTTTGGGCTAGTATCCAGCTTCTCTGTGAAACATCTAGGCTACTTTGGGGAGAAGTAAAATTCTTGGGAGcaaatggaatcatagaatagtttgagttgaggaaatcttaaagatcatccattgTCAACCCCCTTGCATGGGCAGGatcaccttccactaggtcaggtagctcaaagcttcatccaacttggctttgaacgcctccagggatggggcatccacaacctccctgggtaacctgggccagtatctcactactctcatggtgaagaaattcttcctaatgtctagtctaaatctgcccctctccagtttataccctttccCCCTGGTCAtatcatcacaagcctttacaaatagcccctctccagctttcctgtagcctcttcaggtactgggaggtcgctataagatctcctctgagccttcccttctccaggctgaacaagcccaactctctcagcctttccttgtatggaaggtgctccagccctctgatcatctttgtaacctcctctggacccgttccaacacctccatatccttcttacattgaggattccaaaattggacacagtatttcagatgaggtctcacaagagaggaatagaggggcaaaatcacttcccttgacctgctggccacacagtTAATCTGAATTACTACTACTAGGACTAGACCAGTGGGGCCAGCGACCTGCCTTCATCGATCTTTGTGGCTGAAAGGGGAGGCAGCCAGGCTGAACCAGCTCAGAAAACTCCCTGTTCAACTGATCATGTTAGAACTGAAGAAAGCTGCTGTGTTGCAGATGGTTTGAGGGTTTCTGTGAGCCACAGCTTGCATGCTCTGCCCAGGCAGACTCCCCTCCACTCCAGAGCATGGAGGACAGAGGCAAAAACACCAGGGAACAAATGCAACTGTGTTACCCATTTGTCTCAGGAAAGCCACCGAGTTTGGGTAAAAACTTTTATGGGATCTACTGAAACAaccagaaaaacagacaaaagctCTTGCTGAAGGTCCCCAGGCTGTACCCAAAGTCTACCACAGCTGCAACAATACTGCTGCTACCATGAAAACAGCCCTCCTTGGTTTGTGGTGATAAACAAAAGACACGAAAAGTCAGGGAGGGGGAGGGCGGGCAAATTAATATAGTTTTGCAAACTTTCCAAAGCTATGTTCACTGTGTGCCGGCTCTGCAGAGGGCAGCAGCTCGTTGCAGCTGCAGAGGATGCTGCTGCCACATCCAGCAGCCGTGCAAGGGTCTGCATTCAGCTAAAACCTGTGTGTAGATGTAAAACTCCCTTTCCCTATGGCTACAGCATCATCCCAGGGCTAACCTCGGCTTCCCATACTGCCCCAGTGCAAGGTTGGAACTGAAGAGTGGGCAAAGTAAATCTTCTGTGGTACCTTTTAATCCTGAAGGCTCCCGAAACAGGTTAGAGTGGTAAAGGCTTTGTATAAAAGGGTAATTACTCACAAGGAAATTAATTCTCATGAAATATGTAAGGAGTAAGCAAGTAAGAAAGgcactttaattaaaaataaccattcATTTTCTCTGAGGCTTTGTTATGAATAAAATGAAGGGAGCAGCAGAACACAGAGGGGACGAGGCACCAGCCCTTTCCCAGGCGggtgggagggctgggggggagaaTTCAACCTCCTCTCCCAAGGATGAAGGGGTGTTTTCATGGTGCTTGAAGGCgggaaattatttctgtgggTTTAGgcagtaatttatttattcatgctTCATGCGTTCAGTTGTAATATCTGCTTTTTAAGAAGCATCTTTATCAAACCCATGTATTGAAGTTTCACTTTTCTCAAAGTTTGCTATGGCAATACATGGTTTCTTTGCAATTCCCAGCCTGGGATTTGTGAAAGTGGGGGGGTTTATCCCATTTCTTGAGCTAGCCCAGTGGTTGCCTGCTGAGTTAAAGGCCAgttctttaatctttttatttcagcctgGATTGCGTGGGGCTTTTTTCTCTGCACAACCCCCCACCCTGTTCTCAGAGAGAGCAACGTCTCCGAGATGTGATCAGACATATGGGCTGAAAATAAGGtggtttattcatttttttgaaaatactaaTGTTTTTGTAATGTATAAGCACccctatttattattttaaggcTCCATCTGGGTTCAGAGTCAGGGGAGTGAGGTAGAATGGGAGAGACAGCAGGAAACAGGGGTGTGAGTTTGTGTGCCAGCCAAGAGCCCCACTCTTCAGGACGAGGCAGAAATCTTTGTGTATCAGTGTGAATATTCTGCAGACAAAAAGCAAGTGAGGGATTTTGGCCtctaaaaagaggaaaaatatacatcttttctttttaccagAATTTCTCTTTACCAGTGTAGCTAAAGTTACAAGCCATGGTAGAGAGTAGCTGAGCAGGAGGCAAATGAATACACGGCCCATTCTCTAACAGATACATTTTATTGAGTACATGCATAACTAGGCAAAGCAAAGCGGTGATGTCCAGGCTCCAGAAACAAGATCTCACCAATCTGTTGGCCAAACATCCTGGGAGTCTTGGGAGCCCAGAGATGGTTGCTGCAAAAGTCCGTGTGTATTTAGCTCCTTTAAGTCCAATGTGATTACAGGGACTTTCATTTTGCTCATCTTTTATCATCTTTCCAAAGATTTTGAGGCTGGTAACACATCTTCAATATTCAGTGGGTGCTTTTCAACACTCAGGCATTAtgttcccttctcttttcttcaaagacactgtctttggctttctttgtccccttctcctctgcttaAGGAGTCTTAAATCACACAAAATCAGCTTCTTCATGCAGCATTTGGGGATGACAGGTTCAAAGACAAGTTACTTATGCTAactcttgttttttttactctgaggaTGATCAAATATTGGAACAGGTttacccagagaggttgtggagtctccatctgtggagatattcaaaacccaacaGGACACAGTCCTGGGCAATTTGCTctaggtgaccctgcttgagcaggggggcTTGGACTAGATCATCTCAAGAGGTACCTTCCAACCtcaatcattctgtgattcaggcCAGCCACAGGCTACTTGGcctgccttcccctcctggATGGCCCTCATAACAGAGGAGGCCATCCCTCACATCAAGGTCTGGTATGGCATGTGTCTCCACCGCTCAACGCCTACTGGGTTGCAGCCAACAGCGGAGCTAAAATTTCTTCTTGGTGGCAAACACAGAGGCCAACCCAGTCTTGCCCTTGACTATGGTAGGAGGCGCTTGGCCAGCCCTAGACTTTTCATCTGGTCGTCAATGCAGCATTTCACCTGCCTCATCTTGTAACAAGTCGCTACCATGGCAAAGCACAAGCAGATTTGCATTAGCAGAACAACTACTACAGGGTGCAGAAGCGCATTGAAGATACCAGTGGCTGTGGGGGACCAACCAAAGAAAATTTCCCACCAGTGGTGTTCTCCCACACTCTTAATTCGTTCCATTACCTGTTTTATAACTTTTCCATCATGGTGTACAGTTATTAGGATCTTTTTGGCTTCTGCCTTAGCATTTTCTAACAGCTGCTGTAAATTCGCGTGCACTAACATTTCTTTTACAAGTGACAAATCCATACCGATGGGGGTTGGAGTTATACTACGATACAAGGTGTAGTTTCTGATTAGCAACTGGCTAGTTAACATTGGTGGTTTATATGCAAAATCACAGCCTCTAATAATAGCTACATTGCAAGCACACATATTTGAGTCGTTAAACACAGTCTGATTATAAACTTCATTAATTTGCACATATTTGCACGTTGTTCTAAAACACACACATCCTTTCCCTACATACACTAACATGGTTTTGTTACTGCTTTGGGGATTGATCTCGAAATGACACACCCCTTCTTTGGTGTCAAAGCAAACATCACTCGCCTTAAGGGCATCATCTTCGCATATGAATCCCAGCCCCGTTTCCAAAATGCAAGCTTCCAAATCTACCGACTGCCATTTCCCATCAGACAACCTCGCCCACATGCGATGATCCAGGGGGTAGAGCACAGACCCATTTGTGTTTACCCCTAGGGCCACAATTGGGTAAACCTTTTCAATGCGAGCCTCAGCTACGGTCAGGACATGGGCGATGACTGCGTCGAGGACCTGGTCATGGGTGAAGTTGACGAGCCTCCACCAGGCTTGGAGCTGCCGCTCCTTCTCCGTGGCTGCGTCCCACACAATTTTTCGGATCTCAGCAGGGAGGATGCCATTGTCGCCATCTCTCAGGATACCTGCAATGACACTCTGCACCCACATCTGGGCCTGGATACAACTAAGAGCAAGAGAGACGTTATTTTGTTCAATGCCCAGCGCTCGCAACAGCAGCTGGTGGTCTTTCTCGCTTATTTGTTCCCAAGTGGGCAACACCTCTGACACAAGCCACTGCCCCATCCCAAGGCTGGCAAGGGATGAATTCAAGGGGTTGAGGAGGCCCTGCACACCTGAGCTGACAGCTTCCAATTTGTTGGTCAAGACCTCAACATTCATGCTGTTGAGGACTCCCAGCCCAGCGCTTCCTCCTCCCAGCGCTGTGGCCAGCAAGTCTCTTTTGGACCGGGTCCCCTGGATGGAGCGGCTGTGGAGCCAAGCAAGCCAACCAGTGTGGAGGGTGGATAGAAAGGGGGTACAG
Proteins encoded in this window:
- the LOC128852180 gene encoding uncharacterized protein LOC128852180; translated protein: MGGDCDRQEGRTSWHHQLCLCCKENALKCMAAGFALVSGMCLVLSTHHFQPAHQHLRQEVNCSHLGRHPDMRVTARHRVRRYTKIETDWPWSQAHIKYTGSMGLNSNKGLNLSTVVMHGTEVYLENEWSWDSVNRLPQLLGKVGQEIKVGCRVINGSTHQRVTQISVTEIKTKKNQKQNCAVEKLDCWCNFTLVQPVFVVCLWAHNSVGLSFKFKINTMTHSFAAVKISKCHFLAWHAAQYAEVGNQVELEIKYSQESVTDPMQINGTTVTIAAPNSRKWVVPVNCLRESKILNSSELGTEASWYNQDYGRCPHLVINLQVWCRGNLRVEMFPELGGKWWIEGPKGFKKEFTIIAVLRPFVSKIGPYVVKRNHVQELLTGPVRSLKKVVLSLSTVNISSVRPHCTPFLSTLHTGWLAWLHSRSIQGTRSKRDLLATALGGGSAGLGVLNSMNVEVLTNKLEAVSSGVQGLLNPLNSSLASLGMGQWLVSEVLPTWEQISEKDHQLLLRALGIEQNNVSLALSCIQAQMWVQSVIAGILRDGDNGILPAEIRKIVWDAATEKERQLQAWWRLVNFTHDQVLDAVIAHVLTVAEARIEKVYPIVALGVNTNGSVLYPLDHRMWARLSDGKWQSVDLEACILETGLGFICEDDALKASDVCFDTKEGVCHFEINPQSSNKTMLVYVGKGCVCFRTTCKYVQINEVYNQTVFNDSNMCACNVAIIRGCDFAYKPPMLTSQLLIRNYTLYRSITPTPIGMDLSLVKEMLVHANLQQLLENAKAEAKKILITVHHDGKVIKQVMERIKSVGEHHWWEIFFGWSPTATGIFNALLHPVVVVLLMQICLCFAMVATCYKMRQVKCCIDDQMKSLGLAKRLLP